One genomic window of Paenisporosarcina antarctica includes the following:
- a CDS encoding ubiquinol-cytochrome c reductase iron-sulfur subunit, with the protein MSNNRVSRRQFLNYTLTGVGGFMAAGMLMPMVRFAIDPVLQKAEGGDFIPTDKKVAELTEVPVRVDFSFEQVDGWYTSDVTSFVWVYKEGDKLIALSPVCKHLGCTVSWAGTPDHKDQFFCPCHAGRYKKNGENIKGTPPLGPLDEFETREKDGLLQIGKTRPNTLV; encoded by the coding sequence ATGAGTAATAATCGAGTATCAAGACGTCAATTCCTTAACTACACATTAACAGGTGTTGGTGGGTTTATGGCTGCAGGTATGTTAATGCCAATGGTTCGTTTTGCAATCGATCCAGTATTGCAAAAAGCTGAAGGTGGAGACTTTATACCGACAGATAAAAAAGTAGCAGAGCTTACTGAAGTTCCGGTAAGAGTAGACTTTTCATTTGAACAAGTGGATGGATGGTATACATCTGATGTAACAAGCTTTGTATGGGTTTACAAAGAAGGCGACAAATTAATTGCATTATCACCAGTATGTAAACATTTAGGTTGTACGGTAAGCTGGGCAGGAACTCCAGATCATAAAGATCAATTCTTCTGTCCATGTCATGCTGGCCGATATAAAAAGAATGGTGAAAACATTAAAGGTACACCACCGCTTGGTCCCTTGGATGAGTTTGAAACACGTGAAAAAGATGGTCTGTTACAAATCGGTAAAACACGACCAAATACATTAGTTTAA
- a CDS encoding DUF2487 family protein, protein MYWNSKDVSVFLDQKEFIDTAVIPLLLIDGQASQVKQNASSAEFLMALTVFIENQFKGRVVLLPPVSYTLKSSRQQLGNEWSEMLKEAGFKHLFFVSSDMSWGTEANALNVIYTPSIPLEHMDQRLRQSVLEDQLRQIIPVFAKRWADSST, encoded by the coding sequence ATGTACTGGAATTCAAAAGATGTGAGTGTATTTTTAGATCAAAAGGAATTTATTGATACTGCCGTGATTCCATTATTATTAATTGATGGACAAGCAAGTCAAGTTAAACAAAATGCTTCAAGCGCCGAATTTTTAATGGCACTTACAGTATTTATTGAAAATCAATTTAAAGGAAGAGTAGTTTTATTGCCTCCGGTATCGTATACACTTAAGTCGAGTAGGCAACAATTAGGGAATGAGTGGTCTGAAATGTTAAAAGAAGCGGGTTTTAAGCATTTGTTTTTTGTTTCTAGTGACATGAGTTGGGGAACTGAAGCGAACGCATTAAATGTCATTTATACGCCATCAATTCCACTAGAACATATGGATCAAAGATTGCGTCAATCTGTATTGGAAGACCAATTAAGACAAATAATTCCTGTATTTGCAAAACGTTGGGCTGATTCTTCGACATAA